Below is a window of Methanocaldococcus jannaschii DSM 2661 DNA.
AAATACTGCAGTCATTGTATATGCAACTATATACTCTTCAACAGAAAAAATAGCCAAAGCCCTTGGAGAGGGATTATCTGAAGAAGGAGTTGATGTAATATACCACAGATTAGATACTTCCCCATTGAACATTATAATGAGAGATATCTTAGACGCAAAATACGTATTGGTTGGTTCTCCAACAATAAATATGAATGTGCATCCAAAGGTTGGAATGTTATTAACTTATATAGAAGGATTAAAGCCAAGTAATAAAAAGATTGGCGTAGCCTTTGGCTCCTATGGTTGGAAAGAATGTGCGACTAAAAAAATAATTGAGGCTTTTAAAAGGTTAGGGTTTAAAATTGTTGATGATAAGATATTGACATTTAGATTTGCTCCAAAAGAAAATGATATTAAAAAAATTAAAGAGTTTGGTAGAAAGTTAGCAAAAATTAACGTCTAACTACTTATTATAATATATAAACTGCGGAGTCCTATTAAAAAATATCCAAATACTCCCCAATTATCTTTTTAACATTTTTAACCATTGATTTAACTTCATTAGAATTAATAACTGTATAATCCTCTAAATTATCCAACACATCTTTAGCATCAACATATCCATCTAAAAATGCTGGTGGAGCATACTTTAAACCTATACTGTATCCTCCTTCTAAAACTGCTGTAACACTATATCCGCTTAGCTTAGCTCCTACAAATCTATAAAATGTTTCAGTTAAGTCCATACTTGCAAGGCCATCATTTATAAATGCATCAAAACCTGCAGAAACTAAAACAGTATCTGGACTAAAGTAATTTAAAATTGGCTCAACAATCTCATTCCATGCAAATATATAATCAGCATCAGTTGAATGTGCTGGGAAAGGAAGATTTATTTTAGTCCCTTTTGCCTCTTCTCCTCCAATATCTAATATATCTCCAGTTCCTGGATAGATGCCTCTTTGGTGGAAATCTATATGAATAACTCTATTATCATTCCAGAAGATTTCTTGAGTGCCGTTTCCATGATGCACATCAAAATCAATTATTATGACTTTTTTCATATAATTTTTAGCTAATCTTGCAGCTCCTGCTATATTATTAAATATGCAAAAACCGTTTGACATTGCTCCTAAAGCCCTTCCAGAAATTCCAGCATGATGTCCTGGAGGTCTTGTTAATGCAAAGTATAAATCCCTATCTTTTAATGCTAATTTTACAGCTTCTTTTGCCAATTTAAAGGCAGTTAATGCTGCGTCTAAGGTTCTATCACAGAGATATGTATCACCATCATAATAGTTAAATGATTTGCTTAGATTTATAATTGAATATACATAATCTCTACTATGAATCTCTAAAATCTCATTAATTGTAGATTTTCCTTCAATTAAAACTATATCATCAAAGCCATTAGATTTTAAGCTGTTTAAAATGGTTAAAACTCTCTCTGGATTTTCAACATGGTAGGATTTTGGTTTATGCCCTAAAACCTCTGGATTGTATAAAATTTTTGGCATAATGGACACCAAAAAATAGGTTTTTAGTTTAATATTTCTCTTTTGGGATATAAAAAATTATTTAGGATATTTTAGAGTGGATAAAAAAGAGTTTTTGATACAATATTGTTCTTCTTAAACACGAAATATAGGGTTGGACAAAAATCGTGGAAAAAGAGAGGAGGTGACTATGATGGGTTTCCATACAATACTGTTCTCCTTAAACAATTTTAGAGATTAGGGGGGAGCCGCCCTCACACCTCCCGTTTCCATACAACAATGTTCTTCTTAAACAGACTATCAGATGTAACCGATATTATCGATAAACGTTTAGTTTCCATACAACAATGTTCTTCTTAAACCCTTTATATTTAGATATATTATAACTAATATTTATACTTTACTATTTAAAATTATTAATAACCAATATTAACATTCAATAAAAACCTTTTATTTTATCTAATAAATTAACAAAAAACCTCTAATCAAATAATAACCTAAAAATCATATCTTACATCTAAAAAATCTCCCCTATTCATTCAAATCTAAATTTTGAGTAATACTTTTTTAGTGATAATGATTATTTCAACCAAATAGAGAATTTTTAACTAATAAAATTTAAAATTTTCATTTAAAAATCTTTAAAATCAAAATCTGATAATGTAATCATTGGATAAATTTTTATCAATTTTTCATATACAAATAAAACATATAAAACCAAAACTATAGAAATCTATTTTTTAATTATCTAAAATTTCAAAAGTTTTTATTAGTTTTACTCAATTTTAAAGATTATTTTTATAACTCCGATTATTTGATTCTATAAAATTATCTCCATAATAAAATCTTTCATAAAATCCCTTTAAATTAAAAAAATCTCAAAAATTAGAAAGTTTTTTATTAAAATAATAATTTTCTATTTGTAGTCCATAAAATCAAATATTCAGATACTTACAATTTTCCAGCAACTTCATAACCCTTACTAACCATAGGGCTTCGCCCTATTGGGATACCTGGATGCATTGCTTCTTTACAGAAGCAATGCCTCTTCTTTATAACTCCTTTGCAACTTCATATCCCTTACTAAATGCCAATAAGTTTTTCTCTTCAGTTCCCTTTGGAACACTATCTAAAATTGCCTTTTCCATACTTTCCTTTGAAACAATATTTGTTAATCTTGTTAAAGCTCCTAACATAACTATATTTGCAACAATTGGAAGTTTTATCTCCTCTGATGCAATCCTTGTAAATGGGATTTTATACATCGTTACATCAACTTCTGGCATTTTATCTGTTGAAACTAAATCCTCATCAACCAATACAACTCCTCCCTCTTTAATATCATCCTTATACTTATCATAAGCCTGCTGTGATAAACAAACCAATATATCCGGCTTTATAACCTTTGGGAAGTCAATTGGCTCATCACTGATAACAACCTCTGACTTACTTGCCCCCCCTCTTGCTTCCGGCCCATAAGACTGTGTTTGAACTGCCTCTTTATTGTCATACAATGCTGCTGCCCTCCCTAAAATAACTCCAGCCAAAATAATTCCCTGCCCACCAAATCCAGAGAGTCTTATCTCTTTTCTCATCTTAACCCTCCTTTTATTCACTCTTTAACTTCTCAATCAACTTATGCAATTCCTCAACAAACTCTGGTTTCTCTATATCTAAAAACTCACCAACAACAATTTTTCCATTCAACTCCTCTTCACTCATATCCTTAGCTTTATTTAAGTGTATTGAGTTCTCTTTTAAGAATTTAATCATATCAGCTGGCTTTCTTGAGATGTTGAATCTTCCATAGTATGTTGGACATTGAGAGACAACCTCAATAAACGCAAATCCTTTCTTTTGAATACCCTTCTTAATTGACCTAACAAGCTGAATTGGATGAGCTGTTGTCCATCTTGCTACATAAGTAGCTCCTGCCGCAATCGCCATTTTACACAAATCCATAGTATTTTCTATACTACCATAAGGTGCTGTTGTTGCCTTTTTACCATAAGGTGTTGTTGGTGAAACTTGCCCCCCAGTCATTCCATAGATATTATTGTTTATACAGATGACAGTTAAATCTATGTTTCTTCTGCATCCATGGATGAAGTGATTTCCACCTATAGCTGCCAAATCTCCGTCCCCAGTAAATACAACAACATGTTTATCTGGTCTTGCTATTTTAATTCCTGTTGCAAACGCTATAGGTCTTCCGTGGGTTGTGTGTAAGGAATCACAGTATAAATAACCAGGAACTCTTGAAGAACAACCTATACCTGAAACAGCTATATAGTCCTCTGGCTTTATATTTAGCTCTTCAATAGCCTTTAAAAAGCAATTCATAACAATTCCATTTCCACATCCAGAACAGAAGATGTGTGGCAATCTATCTTGCCTCATGTATTTTAAAGCTGGATGCAATTTACCACCTCAAATAATTTTTAATTTATAATGGATACCCCAAATAGAGATAGAGTTAAGCCCTATTTTAATCAAACGAACTCATCTCCTCATAACTACCGCATGGCTAAGCTCAAACATTGCTCCCAACCTTTTAGTAAAAGGTTACTCGAACAACCTTTTAGAAAAGGTTGATCAAAACTTAGTTAAATAGGTATCCCAATAGGGCGAAGCTATGGTGCGTTGATCAAAACAGATGCATTACCTCGCTACGCTCGGTAATGCCTCTTAGCATAGCTATTTCCTCATAATTACGGCATGGCTAAGTTCGAACATAGCTCCAGATAGCTCGTTACCAATATCTTGAATATCAGCTAAACTTAATTCAATCTCATCTCTTTGGATGGATATAGCAACTGGTAAATACTTATAGGCGATTTCAAACATCTCAAAGGGATTACATAACAAATCAACAGCCATTAGTCCATTAAAATTCTCATTATTTTCATTGAAGTTTTTAGTTATAATCTTGTTGATTATAATCTCATCCCTATCCAAAGAAATAAGCAGGTTTTTTACCACTTCATTTTCATTTTTTCCAATAGCTTCAAACACTGCCTTAACTCTTATAAACCCTTCTTCTTCAAAATCGGCTATTTCATCTTCATCATACTTGCCTTTTTTATATCCCTCAACATCTATATCTTTTTTCTCTTTAACATATACATCAAATCCAATCTTATATGTATCCATAAATGATTTAAACGCACTTATAACCAAAGCTAAAACTTCATTTATCTCATTAGCTGTGAGTTTTAATTTCTCTGGTTTTATAACTTCAATATCTGCCCCATATTTTAAACAGAAGTTTATATAATCCTTAAAGTTATCAAAATTTATCTCAAATTCTCCAATTTTTGTATAAAACTTTAAATTTTCGTCTTCTTCTATGTCTTCATCTACATATTTAAGTTTAGCATTATATTTTTCTTTCAGCTCATTAGCCAAATTTTCAAATTCTTTTTCAACAATTTCTTTAGAATTTCCTTTAACTTCCTCTAATGCGTGTATTTTTATCATCTTACCACCAAAAAAAGTAAAAAATTATTCAAATAATGAATATCTTCTTATAACAAAATCTTTTCCAAGAGTTGCTAAGAAAGCTCCTAACTTTGGCCCGTACTTTTTACCTAAGAGTATCATATACGATGCTTGGAAGGCATCTCTTGGATTTAAGCCAAGTTCTTTTGCTGTTTGATAAATCAACTCATGCAAGTTTAAAGCATCAAACTCTGCTGTTTTTAATT
It encodes the following:
- a CDS encoding 2-oxoacid:ferredoxin oxidoreductase subunit gamma; the encoded protein is MRKEIRLSGFGGQGIILAGVILGRAAALYDNKEAVQTQSYGPEARGGASKSEVVISDEPIDFPKVIKPDILVCLSQQAYDKYKDDIKEGGVVLVDEDLVSTDKMPEVDVTMYKIPFTRIASEEIKLPIVANIVMLGALTRLTNIVSKESMEKAILDSVPKGTEEKNLLAFSKGYEVAKEL
- a CDS encoding 2-oxoacid:ferredoxin oxidoreductase subunit beta, which encodes MHPALKYMRQDRLPHIFCSGCGNGIVMNCFLKAIEELNIKPEDYIAVSGIGCSSRVPGYLYCDSLHTTHGRPIAFATGIKIARPDKHVVVFTGDGDLAAIGGNHFIHGCRRNIDLTVICINNNIYGMTGGQVSPTTPYGKKATTAPYGSIENTMDLCKMAIAAGATYVARWTTAHPIQLVRSIKKGIQKKGFAFIEVVSQCPTYYGRFNISRKPADMIKFLKENSIHLNKAKDMSEEELNGKIVVGEFLDIEKPEFVEELHKLIEKLKSE
- a CDS encoding histone deacetylase family protein; the protein is MPKILYNPEVLGHKPKSYHVENPERVLTILNSLKSNGFDDIVLIEGKSTINEILEIHSRDYVYSIINLSKSFNYYDGDTYLCDRTLDAALTAFKLAKEAVKLALKDRDLYFALTRPPGHHAGISGRALGAMSNGFCIFNNIAGAARLAKNYMKKVIIIDFDVHHGNGTQEIFWNDNRVIHIDFHQRGIYPGTGDILDIGGEEAKGTKINLPFPAHSTDADYIFAWNEIVEPILNYFSPDTVLVSAGFDAFINDGLASMDLTETFYRFVGAKLSGYSVTAVLEGGYSIGLKYAPPAFLDGYVDAKDVLDNLEDYTVINSNEVKSMVKNVKKIIGEYLDIF